Within the Sarcophilus harrisii chromosome 2, mSarHar1.11, whole genome shotgun sequence genome, the region TGGACAAAGCATTATAGGATAGGCAGAAGCTATCTTATCATTAATAAAGGAAGCAATCCCCAAATGAGCATGGAGGTGCCTAGGCATATGTAGGGAACTGGATTGGTTGCAAACAGGCAATTCTATTTGCTCACTGCCCAGGTCTGGGTCAAAAATCCAGACCATACGGGTCCCAGGACCTAGCCCAATTCATGTGGGCTCTGGGGACCATGACTATTGCATCCTAAGCCCTACAGTGACCCCAGGACCTGAGTTGGGATCCCACTGGAATGTCAAACGACATCAAGATATTACCATTAAGCCTATCCTTTCTCTGGGCATTTCAGCTGCTTTGCCAGTATGCCCAGCCACATGCCAGAAACAGCAGCTGGACCATAGGACtagtgaagaaatggaagcaaccCCTCCAGCCCCAACTGCCACCCCTGACCAGCACCCTTCTTGCTGTTGTCCCCAGAGGCTTCACCTGGCCCTAATGATGACACTAGGACTCCCCCCGGGGCTTTGGCCAAGCAGCCAGTTCACTGCTATCAGAAGGCCATTGCTTCATCCAGCCCTCCAGGCCGTGTTTGGCGAGGCCACAGCAGTCGTTCATGTTCCAATGGGGCTAGTGAGGCCTCTTCCTCCTTGGCGTCTTCATCTTCTTCCAGATCCAGGTGCAGGTCTCACTCCCATTCCTGTTCCAGGTCCAAGTCTAAGTCCATCTCCCCACCACCCAAGAGATGGCGCAGCTACAGGTCCCGTTGTTCCATAGTACCCGATCCTCTTCTGGGTCCAGCTGTGATTCCTGGGGACACTCTCGGCGGCAATCTTCCTCGTTGTCGTCTTCTACATCTTCTTCTTCATCCTCATCCAGTTCTCAGTGCCGATCTCGTTCTCTGTCCCCTCGTAGTAGGAGTAATAGGAGACGGAGGTACGACTACTATGATTCCTAGGACCACTGCCAAAGGCAGAAAATTCTTCAGAAGGAACGTGCAATAGAGGAAAGGAGAGTGGTCTTCATTGGGAAAATTCCAGGCTGCATGACTCGGTCAGAGTTGAAACATCGGTTCTCAGTCTTTGGAGAGATTGAAGAATGTACCATTCACTTCCGCTTTGAAGGTGACAACTATGGCTTTGTCACCTACCGATATGCTGAAGAAGCATTTG harbors:
- the LOC116421029 gene encoding LOW QUALITY PROTEIN: peroxisome proliferator-activated receptor gamma coactivator-related protein 1-like (The sequence of the model RefSeq protein was modified relative to this genomic sequence to represent the inferred CDS: deleted 2 bases in 1 codon; substituted 2 bases at 2 genomic stop codons) codes for the protein MERSTALQPKQSSQHVVESSLPTSGPLRVLASVFCLPACTGLFLPNQDKSFQAIFQIILGWQPVVLPIFVDSTSQALFQRLNLTIRVPGPSPIHVGSGDHDYCILSPTVTPGPELGSHWNVKRHQDITIKPILSLGISAALPVCPATCQKQQLDHRTSEEMEATPPAPCHPXPAPFLLLSPEASPGPNDDTRTPPGALAKQPVHCYQKAIASSSPPGRVWRGHSSRSCSNGASEASSSLASSSSSRSRCRSHSHSCSRSKSKSISPPPKRWRSYSCDSWGHSRRQSSSLSSSTSSSSSSSSSQCRSRSLSPRSRSNRRRRYDYYDSXDHCQRQKILQKERAIEERRVVFIGKIPGCMTRSELKHRFSVFGEIEECTIHFRFEGDNYGFVTYRYAEEAFAAIENGHKLRRAGEQPFDLCFGGQRQFCKRNYADLDSNWEEFDPAPMKSKFDSVDFDTLLKQAQKNLRR